The following proteins are co-located in the Anomalospiza imberbis isolate Cuckoo-Finch-1a 21T00152 chromosome 1, ASM3175350v1, whole genome shotgun sequence genome:
- the MLH1 gene encoding DNA mismatch repair protein Mlh1 isoform X1, which produces MAGAIRRLDEAVVNRIAAGEVIQRPANAIKEMIENCLDAKSTSIQVVVKEGGLKFIQVQDNGCGIRKEDLDIVCERFTTSKLQKFEDLASISTYGFRGEALASISHVAHVTVTTKTADAKCAFRATYSDGKIKAPPKPCAGNQGTQITVEDLFYNVNTRRKALKNPNEEYAKILEVVSRYAIHNSGISFSVKKQGDTVSDVRTLSNASTVDNIRAIFGNAVSRELIEVGCEDANLAFKMKGYITNANYSVKKCIFLLFINHRLVESAAMRKAIETVYAAYLPKSTHPFLYLSLEIAPQNVDVNVHPTKHEVHFLHEDSILERVQQHVESKLLGSNSSRMYFTQTLLPGADCSSNEVVKSAANSSVVTKGSSDKVYAHQMVRTDSREQKLDAFLQPVMNPLSAGPTEVTTGVNTGPPEGADRPQDAEMEEVSDLVEMADVQENTVKPGGPSESGHLSPETLPSRKRTREDMDIELEKDDTRKDMTAACTPRRRIINLTSVLTLQEEISNQAHAKLQEMLHEHSFVGCVSPQWALAQYQTKLYLLNTTKLSQELFYQILIYDFANFGVLRLSEPAPLYELSMLALEDPESGWTEEDGPKEGLAEYIVEFLKKKTEMLKDYFSLEIDEEGNLTGLPLLIDNYVPPLEGLPMFILRLATEVNWDEEKECFESLSKELAMFYSIRKQYIIEESNPTNSQNEESESGSTTWKWTVEHVLYKAFRTHLLPPKHFAEDGNILQLANLPDLYKVFERC; this is translated from the exons ATGGCCGGCGCGATCCGGCGGCTGGATGAAGCCGTGGTGAACCGCATCGCCGCCGGCGAGGTCATCCAGAGGCCGGCCAACGCCATCAAGGAGATGATCGAGAACTG TTTGGATGCTAAATCTACAAGTATCCAGGTAGTAGTTAAAGAAGGTGGTCTGAAGTTCATCCAGGTTCAAGATAACGGCTGTGGTATCAGA AAGGAAGATCTTGACATCGTTTGTGAGAGATTTACTACGAGTAAACTACAAAAATTTGAAGACTTGGCTAGTATTTCTACATATGGTTTTAGGGGCGAG GCCTTGGCTAGCATCAGTCATGTTGCCCATGTTACAGTAACAACTAAAACAGCTGATGCAAAGTGTGCATTCAG AGCTACTTACAGTGATGGAAAAATCAAAGCCCCTCCAAAGCCCTGTGCTGGAAACCAAGGAACTCAGATCACG GTTGAAGATCTTTTTTACAACGTAAATACAAGGAGGAAGGCTTTAAAGAATCCAAATGAAGAATATGCAAAAATACTAGAAGTTGTTAGCAG GTATGCCATCCATAACTCAGGCATCAGCTTTTCAGTTAAAAAG CAAGGTGACACCGTGTCAGATGTTAGAACCTTATCCAATGCCTCAACAGTGGACAACATCAGGGCCATCTTTGGAAATGCTGTTAGCAG GGAACTCATAGAAGTGGGCTGTGAAGATGCAAATCTGgcctttaaaatgaaaggttaCATCACGAATGCAAACTACTCTGTGaagaaatgtatatttttacTCTTCATAAACc ATCGGTTGGTAGAGTCAGCCGCTATGCGCAAAGCCATAGAAACTGTGTACGCTGCTTATTTGCCAAAAAGCACGCACCCATTCCTATACTTAAG cctggaaaTAGCCCCCCAGAATGTAGATGTGAATGTGCATCCTACAAAACACGAGGTCCATTTTCTTCATGAAGACAGTATTCTGGAGCGTGTGCAACAACATGTAGAGAGCAAGTTACTGGGCTCTAATTCCTCAAGGATGTACTTCACTCAG ACATTGCTTCCAGGGGCTGACTGCTCTTCCAACGAGGTAGTAAAATCAGCAGCAAACTCTTCTGTGGTTACCAAGGGAAGCAGTGATAAAGTTTATGCGCATCAGATGGTCCGCACTGATTCCCGAGAGCAGAAATTAGATGCTTTTCTTCAGCCAGTGATGAACCCCTTAAGTGCAGGCCCCACTGAAGTGACAACAGGGGTTAATACAGGACCTCCAGAGGGTGCAGACAGACCCCAGGATgctgaaatggaagaagtcAGTGACCTGGTTGAAATGGCTGATGTTCAGGAGAATACAGTGAAGCCAGGGGGGCCAAGCGAGAGTGGACACTTGTCTCCTGAGACTCTGCCTTCTCG GAAGAGAACACGGGAAGACATGGACATCGAATTGGAGAAAGATGACACCAGAAAGGACATGACTGCTGCCTGCACCCCTAGAAGAAGAATTATCAACTTGACTAGTGTGTTGACTCTCCAGGAGGAAATCAGTAACCAGGCACATGCAA AACTCCAGGAGATGCTACATGAGCACTCATTTGTTGGTTGTGTCAGTCCTCAGTGGGCTCTGGCCCAGTACCAGACAAAATTGTACCTTCTCAATACAACAAAACTCAG CCAAGAACTCTTCTACCAGATACTTATTTATGACTTTGCAAACTTTGGAGTCTTAAGGTTGTCT GAGCCAGCTCCTTTATATGAGCTTTCAATGCTTGCTTTAGAGGATCCTGAAAGTGGCTGGACAGAAGAAGATGGCCCAAAAGAAGGGCTTGCAGAGTACATTGTGGAGTTTTTGAAAAAGAAGACTGAAATGTTGAAAGATTATTTCTCTCTTGAAATTGATGAG GAAGGAAATCTTACTGGGTTACCACTTCTGATAGACAACTATGTCCCACCATTGGAAGGACTACCTATGTTTATCTTGCGCTTGGCCACAGAG GTAAACTGGGATGAAGAAAAGGAGTGTTTTGAAAGCCTGAGTAAAGAACTAGCCATGTTCTACTCCATCAGAAAGCAGTATATAATAGAGGAATCCAACCCAACAAACTCTCAG aATGAAGAATCTGAGTCTGGTTCAACAACATGGAAATGGACTGTGGAACATGTGCTTTACAAAGCTTTTAGGACTCATCTTTTACCTCCTAAACACTTTGCAGAAGATGGcaacattttgcagcttgctaACCTGCCTGACTTGTATAAAGTTTTTGAAAGATGTTGA
- the MLH1 gene encoding DNA mismatch repair protein Mlh1 isoform X2 — protein sequence MYIFTLHKPLEIAPQNVDVNVHPTKHEVHFLHEDSILERVQQHVESKLLGSNSSRMYFTQTLLPGADCSSNEVVKSAANSSVVTKGSSDKVYAHQMVRTDSREQKLDAFLQPVMNPLSAGPTEVTTGVNTGPPEGADRPQDAEMEEVSDLVEMADVQENTVKPGGPSESGHLSPETLPSRKRTREDMDIELEKDDTRKDMTAACTPRRRIINLTSVLTLQEEISNQAHAKLQEMLHEHSFVGCVSPQWALAQYQTKLYLLNTTKLSQELFYQILIYDFANFGVLRLSEPAPLYELSMLALEDPESGWTEEDGPKEGLAEYIVEFLKKKTEMLKDYFSLEIDEEGNLTGLPLLIDNYVPPLEGLPMFILRLATEVNWDEEKECFESLSKELAMFYSIRKQYIIEESNPTNSQNEESESGSTTWKWTVEHVLYKAFRTHLLPPKHFAEDGNILQLANLPDLYKVFERC from the exons atgtatatttttacTCTTCATAAACc cctggaaaTAGCCCCCCAGAATGTAGATGTGAATGTGCATCCTACAAAACACGAGGTCCATTTTCTTCATGAAGACAGTATTCTGGAGCGTGTGCAACAACATGTAGAGAGCAAGTTACTGGGCTCTAATTCCTCAAGGATGTACTTCACTCAG ACATTGCTTCCAGGGGCTGACTGCTCTTCCAACGAGGTAGTAAAATCAGCAGCAAACTCTTCTGTGGTTACCAAGGGAAGCAGTGATAAAGTTTATGCGCATCAGATGGTCCGCACTGATTCCCGAGAGCAGAAATTAGATGCTTTTCTTCAGCCAGTGATGAACCCCTTAAGTGCAGGCCCCACTGAAGTGACAACAGGGGTTAATACAGGACCTCCAGAGGGTGCAGACAGACCCCAGGATgctgaaatggaagaagtcAGTGACCTGGTTGAAATGGCTGATGTTCAGGAGAATACAGTGAAGCCAGGGGGGCCAAGCGAGAGTGGACACTTGTCTCCTGAGACTCTGCCTTCTCG GAAGAGAACACGGGAAGACATGGACATCGAATTGGAGAAAGATGACACCAGAAAGGACATGACTGCTGCCTGCACCCCTAGAAGAAGAATTATCAACTTGACTAGTGTGTTGACTCTCCAGGAGGAAATCAGTAACCAGGCACATGCAA AACTCCAGGAGATGCTACATGAGCACTCATTTGTTGGTTGTGTCAGTCCTCAGTGGGCTCTGGCCCAGTACCAGACAAAATTGTACCTTCTCAATACAACAAAACTCAG CCAAGAACTCTTCTACCAGATACTTATTTATGACTTTGCAAACTTTGGAGTCTTAAGGTTGTCT GAGCCAGCTCCTTTATATGAGCTTTCAATGCTTGCTTTAGAGGATCCTGAAAGTGGCTGGACAGAAGAAGATGGCCCAAAAGAAGGGCTTGCAGAGTACATTGTGGAGTTTTTGAAAAAGAAGACTGAAATGTTGAAAGATTATTTCTCTCTTGAAATTGATGAG GAAGGAAATCTTACTGGGTTACCACTTCTGATAGACAACTATGTCCCACCATTGGAAGGACTACCTATGTTTATCTTGCGCTTGGCCACAGAG GTAAACTGGGATGAAGAAAAGGAGTGTTTTGAAAGCCTGAGTAAAGAACTAGCCATGTTCTACTCCATCAGAAAGCAGTATATAATAGAGGAATCCAACCCAACAAACTCTCAG aATGAAGAATCTGAGTCTGGTTCAACAACATGGAAATGGACTGTGGAACATGTGCTTTACAAAGCTTTTAGGACTCATCTTTTACCTCCTAAACACTTTGCAGAAGATGGcaacattttgcagcttgctaACCTGCCTGACTTGTATAAAGTTTTTGAAAGATGTTGA